The bacterium nucleotide sequence GTTGTATCTTCACCAATATAATCTCTTTCAATAGATTGGATAATCTTTGTATCTAACACAATAAAACCTGAAAAACCAGTATCAGCTATAAAATCTAAAGAATGTATATTTTCAGCAGGAATTGAAGATGCAAGATGTAAGTTCCTATTATGAATATATCCTTTTACTTTAGGGAAATACCCTTGGTCAATATATCCTTCTAACTTGATGCTTTTAAGCACATGAACTGCCGGATAACCTATTTTTACAAAGAAAAATACTGCTTTAGGGTCATTTTTCATTCTTCTGCCTTCTTTTGAGGCTTCTGCAACACTTTTACCATAAGAAATCACTTCTCCTGTTTGTGGCTCTATAGCCGCAATATATCCCATCTTCTCTGAATCCTTAGAATTAACTAACCTTTTTATACTCTCTTTTGCTTTATTTGAAAGTTTTAATCGTTCCATTTTATATCACCACCTCTTCCTACCCGTAATGAGCAGATAACGGTCGTTGTGCGAAGTACCCGACATTCCATTATATTTGATATTCTAGGGTAAGACATTTCCAAGTTTTTCCAATATCTTTAAAATAAACATTTTCATTTTTTATTTCTACAAATCCTATTTTTTTATAACAGTTAATGGCAGCAATATTAAAATCAAAAACTCTTAAAGTTAATTTTTTAAGGTCCAAAATATCTTTAGAATATTTTACTAAATTCATTAACATCTCATAACCATAATTTTTATTTCGGTATTCTTTTCTTACTAATACTCTTCCAATTGCTGCGGTTTTATTTATAAAATTAATTTCCATTAATTGACAATGACCTATTGGGATATTTAATTTTTCATCGATTGCTTTAAATACAATATAATTTTTATCATTTAAGGTTTGTAATATCTGATTTTCATCTAATGGATATTTATATTTTGGACCAGCAAATTGAACTAAAAACTCAGCATCAGTATCTTTCAACCAGCTAATAAAACTTGGAATGTCTTTTGCAATGAATTTTTCTAATAAAACCATAAAACCTCGTCGGGTTTTTCGCACAACTTGTTTCCCCCAATTTTACTCTGGCTGAAAAATCAGAACACTCCTTATTATCCCACAAAAACAGAAAAAAATGCAAGAAAAAATTTTTCTTACAAATGCCTCAAGATGGAAGTAGCTGTTTTTGTATTCTTCGGTTTAAAT carries:
- a CDS encoding GNAT family protein; protein product: MVLLEKFIAKDIPSFISWLKDTDAEFLVQFAGPKYKYPLDENQILQTLNDKNYIVFKAIDEKLNIPIGHCQLMEINFINKTAAIGRVLVRKEYRNKNYGYEMLMNLVKYSKDILDLKKLTLRVFDFNIAAINCYKKIGFVEIKNENVYFKDIGKTWKCLTLEYQI